The following proteins come from a genomic window of Paenibacillus spongiae:
- a CDS encoding metal-dependent hydrolase, giving the protein MDSGTHLVMGLGLAGLASIDPVIASDQTVYAAVLIGTVVGSQAPDLDGLLRFRSNAVYIRNHRGASHSLPAIVIWTALITLLLQVGFSFSLPWLHITGWVLLAVVVHVFSDLFNTYGTQAMRPITDKWISWNIIHIFDPVIFTLHVLAIVLWALRIADPTVIFPIMYGLLILYYIWRTIVHHALVKRMPQIDEEYRESDTYIVIPTVSLYDWNIVKRRPDGYFTIGDLRRGNLRWVDSARCAEHPVVEISKNDPAIRSFLYFTSYACAEVKEHSWGYEVRWSDVRYRHRKQYPFVGVLLLDSDYKTLGSYVGWLSDDRLQKRLRMNSY; this is encoded by the coding sequence ATGGATAGCGGAACGCACTTGGTAATGGGGCTGGGGCTAGCCGGATTAGCATCCATCGATCCGGTTATCGCTTCCGACCAGACGGTCTATGCCGCCGTCCTGATCGGTACGGTAGTCGGTTCGCAAGCGCCCGATCTTGACGGGTTGTTACGTTTCAGAAGCAATGCGGTCTATATTCGCAATCATCGCGGAGCATCGCACTCGCTGCCTGCGATCGTCATATGGACGGCGCTGATCACCTTGCTGCTGCAGGTCGGGTTTAGCTTCTCGCTGCCCTGGCTGCACATTACCGGATGGGTATTGCTAGCCGTAGTCGTGCACGTGTTTAGCGACTTGTTTAACACCTACGGCACCCAGGCGATGCGCCCGATTACGGACAAATGGATATCGTGGAATATCATTCATATTTTCGATCCCGTCATTTTTACGCTCCATGTCCTGGCCATCGTGCTGTGGGCTCTGCGGATCGCCGATCCGACAGTCATTTTCCCGATTATGTATGGCTTGTTGATCCTCTATTATATATGGCGGACCATCGTCCATCACGCGCTTGTCAAGCGAATGCCGCAGATAGATGAAGAATATCGGGAGAGCGATACGTATATTGTCATCCCGACTGTGTCCTTGTATGACTGGAATATCGTCAAACGGCGGCCGGACGGCTATTTTACGATCGGCGATTTGCGGCGCGGGAATCTGCGGTGGGTCGATAGCGCGCGCTGTGCCGAGCATCCGGTCGTGGAGATTTCCAAGAACGATCCGGCCATCCGTTCGTTCCTTTACTTTACGTCCTATGCTTGTGCCGAAGTTAAAGAACATTCATGGGGCTATGAGGTGCGTTGGTCCGATGTCCGCTACCGCCACCGCAAGCAATATCCCTTCGTCGGGGTGCTGCTGCTGGACAGCGATTATAAGACGCTCGGCTCCTATGTCGGCTGGCTCAGCGACGACAGGCTCCAGAAACGGCTTCGGATGAATTCCTATTGA
- a CDS encoding cell wall hydrolase — MGVIKTNAEDTKMLARLMRAEAEGEGDLGMLMVGNVGVNRVLGNCLDFKNIRSIPDMVYQSPGGFEATQKGYFYQRARESEIRLAQRVINGERQHPASNALWFFRPTGGCPATWWDQSNTGRFKAHCFFAPTPEDCPSVY, encoded by the coding sequence ATGGGTGTCATAAAAACAAATGCGGAAGATACGAAGATGCTTGCACGGCTCATGCGCGCAGAAGCGGAGGGCGAAGGCGACCTCGGCATGCTGATGGTCGGCAATGTCGGCGTGAACCGCGTCCTGGGCAACTGTCTTGATTTTAAGAACATCCGCTCCATTCCGGATATGGTCTATCAAAGTCCGGGCGGTTTCGAGGCGACACAGAAGGGCTACTTCTACCAGAGGGCGCGGGAGAGCGAGATCAGGCTGGCGCAGCGCGTGATTAACGGCGAGCGGCAGCATCCCGCCTCGAATGCGCTCTGGTTCTTCCGCCCCACTGGCGGCTGCCCTGCCACCTGGTGGGATCAGAGCAATACAGGCCGCTTTAAAGCGCACTGCTTCTTCGCGCCTACCCCTGAGGATTGTCCGAGTGTTTATTAA
- a CDS encoding MFS transporter — MRTAVWLYLFLFVAFFDLHAQYPILTPFAVSLGAAPSFIGLMMGLYSITHLPGNVIAGFGVDRYGSRLFIVFSLAAAGIILVFQAGVTNPWQLLVLRSISGFVLAFLSPACMALLARLAKDRVEQGKLMAGNGLIHTLASVVSPAAGAFLVAQIGFTTAFLVLGWILIGTAACALLFIRDVPPQASEALDDLATNGTAGHQHSPLTLKNPKKSTAGGKEASPDMSVPWLVYVLPVAMSCAQGILSFELPLMAHTMEAMMTTGLLFSVVSLGALLTLSLLFLNRLSAYLRTLWGAFMLALTYFAIAAGAPLPLFVLLFILGMAKGIIFPALSTLLIELSGGKRYGRTFSVLSIAFSVGSFLGPMLAGQLRDHVSPYYIAFVGLMIAVSLLPFHTLRPPKANAHFSRTG, encoded by the coding sequence TTGAGAACCGCGGTATGGCTCTACCTGTTCCTGTTCGTCGCTTTCTTCGATCTTCACGCCCAATACCCGATCTTAACGCCGTTTGCCGTTTCGTTGGGGGCCGCGCCTTCATTTATCGGCCTGATGATGGGGCTCTATTCCATCACCCATCTGCCGGGGAACGTCATTGCCGGCTTTGGCGTGGACCGGTACGGCAGCCGGTTATTTATCGTATTCAGCCTTGCGGCGGCCGGCATTATTCTCGTCTTCCAGGCCGGTGTCACAAATCCTTGGCAGCTGCTCGTGCTGCGTTCCATCAGCGGCTTCGTGCTCGCCTTTCTTTCGCCTGCCTGTATGGCACTGCTCGCCCGGCTTGCGAAAGACCGGGTGGAACAAGGCAAGCTGATGGCCGGCAACGGCCTTATCCATACACTCGCTTCCGTCGTTTCGCCTGCGGCAGGCGCGTTTCTGGTCGCCCAGATCGGATTCACGACCGCATTCCTCGTCCTCGGCTGGATCCTGATCGGCACGGCGGCATGCGCCTTATTATTTATTCGGGATGTACCCCCGCAAGCAAGCGAGGCTCTGGACGACTTGGCGACCAACGGTACGGCGGGCCATCAGCATAGCCCTTTAACGCTGAAGAATCCCAAGAAGAGTACTGCAGGCGGCAAGGAAGCGTCCCCCGACATGTCCGTCCCATGGCTTGTTTATGTTCTTCCCGTCGCCATGAGCTGTGCGCAGGGGATTCTATCCTTCGAGCTCCCGCTTATGGCGCATACGATGGAAGCGATGATGACGACAGGACTTCTCTTCTCCGTCGTCAGCCTCGGCGCGCTGCTTACGCTGAGCCTGCTGTTTCTGAACCGGCTGTCCGCTTATCTTCGGACGCTGTGGGGCGCCTTCATGCTTGCCCTTACCTATTTCGCCATCGCCGCAGGCGCCCCCCTGCCGCTGTTCGTGCTGCTTTTCATTCTCGGCATGGCCAAAGGCATCATCTTCCCCGCCCTCTCTACGCTCCTTATCGAGTTAAGCGGAGGCAAGCGATACGGCCGCACCTTCTCGGTGCTCTCCATCGCGTTCTCGGTCGGTTCCTTTCTAGGTCCGATGCTGGCCGGTCAGCTGCGCGACCATGTGTCGCCCTATTACATCGCCTTTGTCGGGTTGATGATCGCCGTCTCTCTGCTGCCCTTTCATACGCTTCGCCCTCCTAAAGCAAACGCCCATTTTTCCCGGACTGGGTAA
- the cyoE gene encoding heme o synthase: protein MFKEYVALTKPGIIRLNTFAAFGGFWVASKWHIDWWLLLYMLVGSGLTMASACVLNNYWDRELDKKMERTKNRALPTNRLNPTNVLIYGIVLGIIGLAVLFILVNPLTGWLGLLGFFVYVVIYTMWLKRSSTWSTSIGGISGAMPPVIGYTAVTNEVDAGAWILFALLFLWQPPHFWSIGIRRVEEYRKAGYPLLPVVKGIKRTKLQMIPYTLLLIPTGIFMYAYDYAGIFFLIVSVLGGVIWLVQTLMGMNTSDDTKWARTNFMISINYLMIVFLVMIADTNGIAS, encoded by the coding sequence GTGTTTAAAGAATATGTGGCCCTGACTAAGCCGGGCATTATACGGCTCAATACTTTCGCTGCGTTCGGCGGGTTCTGGGTCGCTTCCAAATGGCATATCGATTGGTGGCTGCTGCTGTACATGCTGGTCGGTTCGGGCCTTACGATGGCTTCGGCCTGCGTCCTGAATAATTACTGGGACCGCGAGCTGGACAAGAAGATGGAACGGACGAAGAATCGCGCGCTGCCGACAAACCGGCTCAATCCGACGAACGTCCTCATCTACGGAATCGTCCTTGGCATTATTGGACTGGCCGTGCTCTTCATACTGGTCAACCCGTTAACAGGCTGGCTGGGCTTGCTTGGTTTCTTCGTATACGTCGTCATTTATACCATGTGGCTGAAGCGGTCATCGACATGGAGCACATCCATTGGCGGAATATCCGGGGCGATGCCGCCCGTTATCGGCTATACCGCAGTTACCAATGAAGTGGATGCCGGCGCATGGATTTTGTTTGCACTGCTCTTCTTGTGGCAGCCGCCTCACTTCTGGTCGATCGGCATCCGCCGGGTGGAGGAATACCGGAAGGCCGGTTACCCGCTGCTGCCGGTCGTGAAAGGGATCAAGAGAACGAAGCTGCAGATGATCCCATACACGCTGCTGCTGATCCCGACCGGGATTTTCATGTACGCCTACGACTATGCCGGCATATTTTTTCTGATCGTTTCCGTGCTGGGCGGCGTAATATGGCTGGTTCAAACGCTCATGGGGATGAACACGTCCGATGACACCAAGTGGGCAAGAACGAATTTCATGATATCGATTAATTATTTGATGATTGTCTTCTTGGTGATGATCGCGGACACGAACGGTATCGCCTCCTAA
- a CDS encoding SCO family protein: MSGLHRTSIEGEKFKVAFIRKHAFKIAVLALCAALGLYLYLANNPKETVKLLDTGNAAPNFQLTDLDNKPVTLADSNGKVRVVYFYFANCPDVCPPTTFLMSQLQDKLKKDGTFGKDVEFISISFDPERDTPEVIRKFIEKIPGEIDQAAWTFLRGKDEAEIKKLMEDFGLSLFKDEKTGNFGHTDTITVIDRDGNIRKYMTGSIDETVNADQIKTVVDALIDQ; encoded by the coding sequence ATGTCGGGATTGCACCGAACATCGATTGAGGGGGAGAAATTCAAGGTGGCCTTTATACGCAAGCATGCTTTCAAAATTGCCGTTCTTGCCTTGTGCGCGGCGCTTGGACTTTATCTGTATCTTGCCAACAATCCGAAGGAGACGGTGAAGCTGCTGGATACAGGCAATGCGGCGCCAAACTTCCAATTAACGGATCTGGACAATAAGCCGGTCACGCTGGCGGATTCCAATGGCAAAGTGCGCGTCGTCTACTTTTATTTCGCGAATTGTCCCGATGTATGTCCGCCGACAACGTTCCTTATGAGCCAGCTGCAGGACAAGCTGAAGAAGGACGGGACGTTCGGCAAGGATGTGGAGTTCATCTCCATCTCATTCGATCCGGAGCGGGACACGCCGGAAGTAATCCGTAAGTTCATCGAGAAGATCCCGGGTGAGATCGATCAGGCGGCATGGACGTTCCTGCGCGGGAAGGACGAAGCGGAGATAAAGAAGCTTATGGAGGATTTCGGACTTTCTTTATTTAAAGATGAAAAAACGGGCAATTTCGGCCATACGGATACAATTACGGTGATCGACCGGGACGGCAATATCCGCAAATATATGACGGGCTCCATCGATGAAACCGTGAACGCGGACCAGATTAAGACCGTTGTCGATGCGCTTATAGACCAGTAA
- a CDS encoding peptidoglycan D,D-transpeptidase FtsI family protein has translation MQEDQQKKEIMNRRHFSFRLNLFFFATFFLFSVLIVRLAILQFVEGPQLKEEESALGSKPVAIPPIRGNILDSSGKAIAYSTSTQSLYYTIEPGTKVEDSKALAARLYADFQEHGDDKSLTLDDIIKNMDLDYRKNTISVPRRIKTGLNQKEIAYFLENRDLYKGVEIVEESIRHYDQDTVAVQLVGYLKKFESGASDLDQYKGKDKNKDLQLKYLPQETVGFDGLEMMYQDELRGKNGLKTYPINSSGRIIGPPVITKPEKGNNIVLTINRDVQLATEKAIMDQLANSSNLRKKQQKPKTGYAVAMEVNTGKVIAMASMPDYDPKVWEGGGISTEDYNKIKGIMGNGTIRSIYGPYNDEEEVKKLTSSLVPLGSTMKPLTVLVGLNEKLITPSTYYNDDGTFYYGKEGTHRRAIRNSGGHAYGMMDPARAIAKSSNPFMAEKVGNALYFAHKGNTSVDIWDSYMKQFGLGVLTGSGLPYEHKGLVNYYHEAEAASAQSALIQASFGQQGRYTTLQLAQYTSMLANRGKRMKPQFVSKIIDREGNLVEGFTPEVLNTVDFPDSYWKEVESGMSQVKVKVFEDAPYRVNRKTGTSEQLVGGKTIDNSVFIAYAPAEKPVLAVAVVVPFGGFGSESAAPIARKIFDAYDEAIGLHGVPKKPAANETNGSDSGSNTNTAE, from the coding sequence GTGCAGGAAGATCAGCAGAAGAAGGAAATAATGAACCGGAGACATTTTTCATTCCGGCTAAACTTATTTTTCTTCGCCACCTTCTTTCTTTTCAGCGTTCTTATCGTCCGTCTCGCCATTCTGCAGTTTGTCGAAGGACCCCAGCTGAAGGAGGAGGAATCGGCACTAGGCTCCAAGCCGGTCGCGATCCCTCCAATCCGCGGCAATATTCTTGACTCCAGCGGGAAGGCGATCGCTTACTCCACGTCAACGCAGTCGCTCTATTACACGATCGAGCCCGGCACGAAAGTGGAGGATTCGAAGGCGCTGGCTGCGAGGCTGTATGCCGATTTCCAGGAACACGGCGATGATAAGTCGCTAACGCTGGATGATATCATCAAGAACATGGACTTGGATTACAGGAAGAATACGATCTCCGTCCCAAGGCGCATCAAGACAGGGCTGAATCAGAAGGAAATCGCTTATTTCCTGGAGAACCGCGACCTCTATAAAGGGGTCGAGATTGTTGAAGAAAGCATCCGGCATTACGACCAGGACACGGTTGCCGTTCAGCTCGTCGGCTACTTGAAGAAATTCGAGAGCGGCGCTTCCGATCTTGATCAGTATAAAGGGAAGGACAAGAATAAGGATCTTCAGCTCAAGTATTTGCCGCAGGAAACCGTTGGCTTCGATGGGCTGGAGATGATGTATCAAGACGAGCTTCGCGGCAAGAACGGTCTGAAGACGTATCCGATCAATTCGAGCGGCCGCATCATCGGTCCTCCGGTCATCACGAAGCCGGAGAAGGGCAACAACATCGTGCTGACGATTAACCGGGATGTGCAGCTGGCTACGGAGAAGGCGATAATGGATCAGCTGGCGAATTCATCAAATTTGCGGAAAAAGCAGCAGAAACCGAAAACCGGATACGCCGTCGCCATGGAAGTGAACACCGGCAAGGTAATCGCAATGGCGAGCATGCCGGACTACGACCCGAAAGTGTGGGAAGGCGGCGGAATCAGCACGGAGGATTATAATAAAATCAAAGGCATCATGGGCAACGGAACGATCCGGTCGATTTACGGTCCCTACAACGATGAAGAAGAAGTTAAGAAACTGACCTCTTCGCTCGTGCCGCTCGGATCGACCATGAAGCCATTGACGGTGCTCGTCGGGTTGAACGAGAAGCTGATCACCCCCTCTACGTACTATAACGATGATGGAACATTCTATTACGGTAAAGAAGGAACGCACCGCCGCGCCATTCGAAACTCGGGCGGTCATGCCTATGGCATGATGGATCCGGCGAGAGCGATCGCCAAATCATCCAATCCGTTCATGGCCGAGAAGGTAGGCAATGCTCTTTACTTCGCTCATAAAGGCAACACAAGCGTGGACATCTGGGACAGCTATATGAAGCAGTTCGGACTCGGAGTATTGACGGGAAGCGGTCTGCCGTACGAGCATAAGGGCCTTGTGAACTATTACCACGAGGCGGAGGCTGCGAGCGCGCAGTCAGCGCTGATTCAGGCGTCGTTCGGACAGCAGGGCCGCTATACGACGCTGCAGTTGGCGCAATATACCTCGATGCTGGCCAACCGCGGCAAGCGGATGAAGCCCCAGTTCGTCAGTAAAATTATCGACAGAGAAGGCAATCTGGTGGAGGGCTTTACGCCGGAGGTGCTCAATACGGTTGATTTCCCGGACTCCTACTGGAAGGAAGTCGAATCGGGGATGTCGCAGGTTAAAGTAAAAGTGTTCGAGGACGCTCCATATAGAGTGAACCGCAAGACGGGGACATCCGAGCAGTTGGTCGGCGGCAAAACAATCGATAACTCGGTGTTTATCGCCTATGCTCCTGCCGAGAAGCCGGTCTTAGCCGTAGCCGTTGTCGTGCCTTTCGGCGGATTCGGCTCCGAGTCAGCGGCTCCAATCGCACGAAAAATATTCGATGCTTACGACGAAGCGATCGGTCTGCACGGCGTACCGAAGAAGCCGGCGGCGAATGAAACGAACGGCAGCGATAGCGGCTCCAATACGAATACTGCGGAATAA
- the gerQ gene encoding spore coat protein GerQ, producing MSNGYGHKTAVSPASTGGWGSYGYHYMPTAQTLPASNIPAMSAPVMQAQANMPMTMGASMMPAQANMPMTMGASMMPAQANMPMTMGASMMPAQAKMPMTMGASMVPPTNVPSGSIVTPSGGNVVQPVTEESYVENILRLNRGKMATFYMTYENNREWNAKIFRGIIEAAGRDHIIISDPATGMRYLLLMLNLDYVTFDGPIAYQYPFQGESVTNTTPMPAQTTGG from the coding sequence ATGTCTAACGGTTACGGGCACAAAACAGCGGTAAGTCCAGCAAGTACAGGCGGATGGGGAAGCTATGGATATCACTATATGCCGACAGCACAAACGCTTCCCGCTTCGAACATTCCTGCGATGAGCGCGCCGGTCATGCAGGCGCAAGCCAACATGCCGATGACGATGGGAGCTTCGATGATGCCGGCGCAAGCCAACATGCCAATGACGATGGGGGCTTCGATGATGCCGGCGCAAGCCAACATGCCAATGACGATGGGGGCTTCGATGATGCCGGCGCAAGCCAAAATGCCGATGACGATGGGAGCTTCGATGGTGCCGCCGACGAATGTGCCCAGCGGCTCGATCGTAACGCCTAGCGGCGGCAATGTCGTACAGCCGGTTACTGAGGAATCGTATGTAGAGAACATACTGCGCCTTAATCGGGGCAAAATGGCCACGTTCTACATGACATATGAGAACAACCGCGAGTGGAACGCCAAAATATTCCGCGGCATTATCGAAGCCGCAGGGCGGGACCATATCATTATTAGCGACCCGGCTACCGGCATGCGCTACTTATTGCTGATGCTCAACCTAGATTATGTAACCTTCGATGGTCCGATCGCTTACCAATATCCGTTCCAAGGCGAATCCGTCACCAATACGACGCCTATGCCGGCCCAGACGACGGGGGGCTAA
- a CDS encoding sporulation protein YjcZ, producing the protein MSQYAGPVTGFGGHNRITPDLILVLFILLVVILCGMRCF; encoded by the coding sequence ATGTCTCAATATGCAGGACCGGTCACTGGCTTTGGCGGCCACAACCGGATTACGCCGGATTTAATTCTTGTGCTGTTCATCCTTCTTGTCGTTATCCTCTGCGGGATGCGGTGCTTCTAA
- a CDS encoding AEC family transporter, translating to MTVFWSILWNNVIPLSVMIALGVTLQRFFSLDIRTLSKLNFYLFSPAIIFRLLYTTEISLKIFGQTLLYFGLFFILQYIVVELAVRLRGHQGGMRGAMRNSVLFYNSANYAIPLNQFVFAGNPFTLSVQVIVMVMQALLPNTYGIYSVNAHKSSMKTVIRTILALPVIYVIPVGLLLRGCNITLPDPVVAPIDYLADAFIGTALITLGVQLGSMKWTLSGTRLKDVWLSSFLRLIIGPLTAWFVVWMLGFEGLLAQALILSSAVPTSLSSVLLAVEFDNEAEFSSQTVLVSTVLSVITVTLVIYALQI from the coding sequence ATGACGGTCTTCTGGTCGATACTATGGAACAACGTGATCCCGCTGTCGGTGATGATCGCCCTTGGCGTCACCCTTCAGCGGTTTTTTTCTTTGGATATTCGAACGCTCTCCAAGCTTAACTTTTATTTGTTCTCACCCGCTATTATATTTCGATTATTGTACACGACGGAGATATCGCTCAAAATCTTCGGACAAACGCTGCTGTACTTCGGTCTGTTCTTTATCCTTCAATACATTGTGGTTGAATTGGCTGTCCGGCTGCGGGGCCATCAGGGCGGCATGCGCGGAGCAATGCGGAACAGCGTCTTATTCTATAACAGCGCGAATTACGCCATTCCGCTTAATCAGTTCGTGTTCGCAGGCAATCCGTTTACATTATCCGTTCAGGTGATCGTTATGGTCATGCAGGCGCTGCTGCCCAATACTTACGGCATCTACAGCGTGAATGCGCACAAGAGCAGCATGAAGACGGTGATCAGAACGATCCTCGCGCTGCCTGTTATCTATGTCATTCCGGTCGGCTTGCTGCTGCGGGGCTGCAACATTACGCTGCCCGATCCGGTAGTCGCGCCGATCGACTATCTGGCGGATGCGTTTATCGGTACGGCGCTAATCACGCTTGGCGTCCAGTTAGGGAGCATGAAGTGGACGCTGAGCGGTACGCGGCTGAAGGATGTATGGTTGTCCAGCTTCTTGCGGCTCATCATCGGCCCTCTGACGGCCTGGTTCGTCGTCTGGATGCTGGGCTTCGAAGGGCTGCTGGCGCAAGCGCTTATCCTGTCATCCGCTGTCCCGACATCGCTGTCCAGCGTACTGCTCGCGGTCGAGTTCGACAACGAAGCGGAATTCTCTTCTCAGACGGTATTGGTATCGACGGTGCTCAGCGTCATAACGGTAACGCTGGTGATCTACGCGCTGCAAATCTAA
- a CDS encoding transglutaminase domain-containing protein yields MNTWFGALLKPEPVALMVLLFLLGSLIQGLRRGASGSAKHLFFFVWEAITAVISLILAGKLAAWLSPVVKEWLIAREIMVPKEQIGAWKQLWYTLVTSLRDFELLRFGMLFLLGYLLMRFALSWLYPLGGMLFDRIDGRERRHYVPSSGGRAASRATGALLGALMGAGRAFIAIAILFVYVTLLPDAPLTDSIRASSFYNKTAEELLEPVAGDVLAKSGPVFTEAVQAEFRRVLQRKYEVIDAAVPKDIEQAALTVVRGADTDKEKAKALYDWVGSRIAYDWDKARNYEQRGEWKEQTPTETFETKRGVCIDTARLYAVMARSAGMEVRVVTGLGADGRGGFGPHAWNEVRLADQGGEWIPLDATWASSGNWFNSEGFSQTHIKET; encoded by the coding sequence ATGAACACATGGTTTGGGGCGCTGCTTAAGCCGGAACCAGTTGCGCTCATGGTGCTTCTCTTCCTGCTCGGCTCGCTTATTCAAGGATTGAGAAGAGGTGCGTCGGGATCCGCGAAGCACCTTTTCTTTTTTGTCTGGGAGGCGATAACAGCCGTTATATCGCTCATATTGGCAGGCAAGCTGGCTGCCTGGCTGTCTCCGGTTGTGAAGGAATGGCTTATTGCGCGGGAAATAATGGTGCCCAAGGAGCAGATAGGGGCATGGAAGCAGCTATGGTACACGCTGGTGACAAGCTTGCGTGATTTCGAGCTGCTGCGTTTCGGCATGCTGTTCCTGCTGGGCTACCTGCTGATGCGCTTCGCGCTGAGCTGGCTCTATCCACTCGGCGGAATGCTGTTCGACCGGATCGATGGAAGGGAGCGCCGGCATTACGTTCCGTCAAGCGGCGGACGTGCGGCCAGCCGTGCGACCGGGGCGTTATTAGGGGCTTTAATGGGCGCGGGGCGGGCCTTTATTGCGATTGCGATTCTATTCGTCTACGTAACGCTGCTGCCGGATGCCCCGCTTACCGATTCGATTCGCGCTTCTTCCTTCTACAACAAGACAGCGGAGGAGCTGCTTGAACCGGTAGCCGGAGACGTGCTGGCCAAGAGCGGCCCGGTCTTCACGGAAGCCGTACAGGCGGAATTCCGCCGCGTGCTGCAGCGGAAATATGAGGTTATCGACGCAGCGGTGCCAAAGGATATCGAACAGGCGGCCCTTACTGTCGTTCGCGGTGCCGATACCGACAAGGAGAAGGCCAAGGCGCTGTACGACTGGGTCGGCTCGCGCATCGCCTACGACTGGGACAAGGCGCGCAATTACGAACAGCGGGGCGAATGGAAGGAACAGACGCCAACCGAGACGTTCGAGACAAAGCGGGGCGTGTGCATCGATACGGCGAGGCTGTATGCCGTCATGGCGCGCTCGGCAGGGATGGAAGTCCGGGTCGTAACCGGCCTTGGCGCCGATGGCCGGGGCGGGTTTGGGCCGCATGCCTGGAATGAGGTGCGGCTGGCCGATCAAGGGGGAGAGTGGATTCCGCTTGATGCGACCTGGGCATCGTCGGGAAATTGGTTTAATTCAGAAGGATTCTCGCAGACGCATATTAAGGAAACTTAA
- a CDS encoding helix-turn-helix transcriptional regulator: MTMLLDYMISPQPIRIIDLKVDRAKLRIKGLTPLQFGHLPGRIMMRRSAMPESWALTYIVRGRGTFQAGDGPVQRLEAGCLFWEHPDNVFHYGPDPGEDWDEYYVYFSGSRIQEWQENRLLQDEDTVFRIGLDSKWVRKIETIGDYLESGLADNADRAALLLESLIYDFCSANESRRTVDRPSRKPEIALQILEDIASGLYRPWDERQIWERNHISRSTLRRIVLQNTGYSLNEYVNRLKVSEAKKLLRMTGMQIKVISQKLGFDDAAYFSRLFRKFAGMSAAEFRAKHHDTG, translated from the coding sequence ATGACCATGTTATTGGACTATATGATCAGTCCGCAGCCAATTCGAATCATCGATCTGAAAGTAGATCGCGCCAAGTTGAGAATAAAAGGATTGACCCCTCTTCAATTCGGTCATTTGCCCGGAAGAATAATGATGCGCCGCAGCGCCATGCCGGAAAGCTGGGCGCTTACTTACATCGTTAGAGGACGGGGGACGTTCCAGGCTGGCGACGGGCCTGTCCAGAGACTGGAAGCAGGCTGTTTGTTCTGGGAGCACCCGGACAACGTATTTCACTACGGACCGGATCCCGGGGAAGATTGGGACGAGTATTATGTGTACTTCTCGGGCAGCCGCATTCAGGAATGGCAGGAGAACCGGCTGCTGCAGGATGAGGATACGGTGTTCCGGATCGGGCTTGACAGCAAATGGGTCCGCAAAATCGAAACGATCGGCGATTATTTGGAAAGCGGGCTGGCCGACAATGCCGACAGGGCGGCACTGCTGCTGGAATCGCTCATTTATGATTTTTGCTCGGCTAATGAAAGCCGGAGAACGGTCGATAGACCGAGCCGCAAACCCGAGATCGCGCTGCAAATATTGGAGGACATCGCGAGCGGCTTATACCGGCCCTGGGACGAGCGCCAGATATGGGAGCGCAATCATATCTCCCGCTCCACGCTTCGCCGCATCGTGCTCCAGAATACCGGTTATTCGCTGAACGAATACGTGAACCGGCTCAAAGTATCCGAAGCGAAAAAGCTGCTGCGCATGACCGGTATGCAGATCAAGGTCATCTCGCAAAAGCTCGGCTTCGACGACGCCGCCTACTTCTCCCGCCTGTTCCGGAAATTCGCCGGCATGTCTGCCGCTGAGTTTCGCGCGAAGCATCATGATACGGGCTGA
- a CDS encoding DNA primase, with protein MDIAIIVEGKNDRSHLRRVLAEEVPIYCTYGTPGTNQLETLRKQVGHKQAYVFTDNDSSGKRIRGMLRDAFPDAEHLYTRKGYPGVEKTPEDYLIEQLEKAGLEAYIMYPSPDPAQHEKNDFRRS; from the coding sequence GTGGATATCGCAATCATTGTGGAAGGCAAGAACGACCGCAGCCACCTGCGGCGCGTGCTTGCGGAGGAAGTGCCGATCTACTGCACGTATGGGACGCCGGGTACCAATCAACTCGAGACGCTGCGCAAGCAGGTCGGCCACAAGCAAGCCTACGTGTTCACCGACAATGACTCATCCGGCAAACGGATCCGCGGGATGCTGCGCGACGCTTTTCCCGATGCCGAGCATCTATATACGCGCAAAGGATATCCGGGCGTCGAAAAAACGCCGGAGGATTATCTGATCGAGCAATTAGAAAAAGCGGGCCTCGAGGCGTACATTATGTACCCGTCCCCCGATCCCGCTCAGCATGAGAAAAATGATTTTCGCCGCTCCTAA